From a region of the Nonlabens dokdonensis DSW-6 genome:
- a CDS encoding CoA-binding protein, with translation MSKKTLVLGASLKEQRYSNIAIYRLRKFNIETVAIGLREGMVDDVKIHKELIPFQGINTVTLYLNPTRQEQYYDYIISLQPERVIFNPGTENPELYQLLSENNIESEVACTLVMLGTNQY, from the coding sequence ATGTCTAAAAAAACATTAGTATTAGGTGCTTCTCTTAAAGAACAACGCTATTCTAATATTGCCATCTATAGATTACGCAAATTTAATATAGAAACTGTAGCTATAGGATTGCGTGAAGGAATGGTAGATGATGTGAAGATCCATAAAGAATTGATCCCTTTTCAGGGAATTAATACCGTTACTTTATATTTAAATCCTACACGCCAAGAGCAATATTATGATTATATAATAAGTCTTCAACCAGAGCGAGTAATTTTTAATCCTGGAACTGAAAATCCCGAATTATACCAACTACTTTCTGAAAATAATATAGAAAGTGAAGTTGCCTGTACACTCGTTATGCTTGGTACAAATCAGTATTAG
- a CDS encoding 3-oxoacyl-ACP synthase III family protein, with amino-acid sequence MYTSRITGMGKYVPENVVTNDDLSKVMDTNDAWIQERTGIKERRHIKKGDGNSTAIMGVKAAEIALERAKVSKDDIDMIVFATLSPDYYFPGCGVQVQNLMDIHTCPALDVRNQCSGFIYALSVADQFIKTGMYKNVLVIGSENHSGGLDFSTRGRGVTVIFGDGAGAAVVSRSEKEGHGILSTHLHSEGEHALELSLKGPSTNHWVPQIIEENPQEDIPYYPYMNGQFVFKNAVRRFSEVIMEGLQTNQLEVSDIDMLVPHQANLRISQFIQKKFQLTDDQVYNNIQRYGNTTAASIPIALCEAWEDGKIKEGDTVVLAAFGSGFTWGSAIMKW; translated from the coding sequence ATGTATACTTCTCGTATCACTGGAATGGGTAAATATGTTCCAGAAAACGTCGTTACTAATGACGATCTTTCTAAAGTAATGGATACTAACGATGCCTGGATCCAAGAACGCACCGGTATAAAAGAGCGCCGCCATATTAAAAAAGGTGATGGTAATTCTACTGCTATCATGGGAGTAAAAGCTGCCGAAATCGCTCTGGAACGAGCAAAAGTTTCTAAGGACGACATCGATATGATCGTTTTTGCGACATTATCACCAGATTATTATTTCCCTGGTTGTGGTGTGCAGGTTCAAAATCTTATGGATATTCATACTTGTCCAGCGCTTGATGTGCGTAATCAGTGTAGTGGTTTTATATATGCACTTTCTGTCGCAGACCAATTTATAAAAACTGGAATGTATAAAAACGTTCTTGTGATAGGATCAGAAAACCATAGTGGTGGACTGGATTTTTCTACTCGCGGCCGTGGTGTAACGGTAATTTTTGGGGATGGAGCAGGAGCAGCGGTAGTTTCACGATCAGAAAAAGAAGGTCACGGAATTCTTTCTACACATTTACATAGTGAAGGAGAACACGCGCTAGAATTATCATTGAAAGGACCATCAACTAATCATTGGGTTCCTCAAATTATAGAGGAGAATCCGCAAGAAGATATTCCTTATTATCCTTATATGAACGGTCAGTTTGTATTCAAAAATGCAGTACGACGTTTCAGTGAGGTAATTATGGAAGGTTTACAAACCAACCAGCTAGAAGTAAGTGATATTGATATGCTGGTGCCACATCAAGCTAACTTGCGTATTTCTCAATTTATCCAGAAGAAATTTCAATTAACAGACGATCAAGTTTACAATAATATCCAGCGATATGGTAACACTACAGCGGCTTCTATTCCTATCGCCCTTTGTGAAGCATGGGAAGATGGTAAGATAAAAGAAGGCGATACCGTTGTTTTGGCAGCCTTCGGTAGTGGGTTTACTTGGGGTAGTGCGATTATGAAGTGGTAA
- the tnpA gene encoding IS200/IS605 family transposase produces MSKNNLQIYLHIIFSTKSRNHFISDTIEKKLYPFIWSVIQDNDCVPITINGMPDHVHVLLKMDSKVSLSDLMRFIKGKSSRFLSENYTFLDGFEWQRGYGAFSVSPKNVDKVIGYIKNQKQHHREDSTIEELEL; encoded by the coding sequence ATGTCAAAGAATAATCTTCAGATTTACCTTCACATTATTTTTAGTACAAAGAGTAGAAATCATTTCATTTCTGATACAATAGAGAAAAAGTTATACCCTTTTATTTGGTCCGTTATACAGGATAATGATTGTGTGCCTATTACGATCAATGGAATGCCAGATCATGTCCATGTATTATTAAAAATGGACTCAAAAGTTTCCTTATCTGATTTGATGAGATTCATTAAAGGTAAAAGCTCTAGATTTCTCAGTGAGAATTACACATTTTTAGACGGTTTTGAATGGCAGCGTGGTTATGGAGCTTTTTCAGTAAGTCCAAAAAATGTCGATAAAGTGATAGGATATATTAAAAACCAAAAACAGCATCATAGAGAAGACTCTACTATTGAAGAGTTAGAGCTTTAA
- a CDS encoding T9SS type B sorting domain-containing protein — MKRFLTLLLLLLSYYSYSQANINMPLGTNNGNGFRFIGCNNSAFNDSGGNAPYGNNEDNISVFCPSIDTDRMILEFRVVDILAGDVLTIYDGDSTAAPVLATITNSTTPFAFQASATNPTGCLTVRFVSNGSGTATGWRALRSCFNPCQAISTVITTTPATSVDGILRICQGETVTFDGSANFNVDGTGATYEWDLANGNGLNTGQIQTETYTIPGIYQTRFIVTDNTGCRDRDEIDLVIHVSTTPDFTGTEAVDDELCFGDSTDITGVVNTTEFAISPSPPIAGTTYLEDGSGVSYQTCINVDLFPTGQGVASASDLVNIFLNMEHSYLGDLQVTLTSPNGSSVDLHVFSNGGTTNLGNPVTNVDRVPGTGFDYVFNETAAQTWAQAAGGVATIPAGDYLPVDPFSNFIGSPLNGLWCLTVTDNLGIDDGYIFSWGLDFNPAIIPAELSFTPGETSEMWQTNPDITMVNGNTITVTPSVEGRNCYDFQFTDSFGCIYIEQVCINVLAEIPSEIPEDIILCNTTGTTTVDLTQNDSVILNGLPSSDYVITYHNSQSDAENGVGAITNATAFPIVMPPMTVFSAITYTTTNCIVVDSFTVDVIDFNNLTIPDFEQCGAITNFDLVSYVTTALSSGGSGSSSSFTLEFYISLTDAQNQTNPILNPTMFDLSAGTVTIYVRIVSTTDPGCNSINPFNITAGFIPVPTIPPNMVVCDDLSNDGQEIFNLSDQDAIILNGQSGITVTYHLTANDAASGTSPLNAAGYQNISNPQTIYIRLVNNSGLMCDSNTIATFDLVVNRTGIVNPVTDLIACDDVNNGIEQFDLTTQLPDILGSQIPAENTVTFYTSQANADARTNEIINTSMYTAVSTTGAVTIFVRVENINATNCYTTGSFDLIMSATPVANPIADFIVCDDTSNDGFEDFVLGNNDAQILLGQDPSVFVVSYYSSQADADAGNNPLSTTSYTNVASPETIFVRVENTSNTDCYETTSFDIIVNELPRISTAPDISLCDDPSGDGVESFDLTQNDVAVLNGLDPTEYTIEYSNASGVITSPYTNSGSPETITVTVQNNLTTCVNTTTFDIIVNPVPAIITPFTIEECDEDGNGSAAFTLGDLDNQILNGQSGTVITYHDSQADALSDVNPLDTALYENTSAMQTIFYRLEFSGSGCFSIGEFVIDSVGAPLAIVPTPLEACDDGNGNATVDVSQADAEVTAGQTGSTVVYYLNQSDADNEVNGITGDFDYSTNTTLIARVDDDNTDCFSFTTLDLIINPLPAPSLLDQYILCLDENGNLVNGPVTLDTGLNDTDFTFQWSRDGAPIAASTASIDVVEGGDYEVRATRNSTGCENTAITNVRVSSVPDVFDIDITTDPFNKDHQVIVTAEGPDQYWFRLDDGPYVNSGIFNDVSPGPHTVTIAERSGCGEIVVDIFVFGYPDYFTPNADGIHDTWNIIGGDLLPGTKLYIFDRYGKFIKQLSPDGIGWDGTYNGQPLPSSDYWFKIEYAFDGQQREATGHFAMKR, encoded by the coding sequence ATGAAAAGATTTCTCACTCTTTTACTGTTACTTCTCTCTTATTATTCTTATTCGCAGGCAAATATTAATATGCCGCTAGGTACTAATAATGGAAATGGCTTTAGATTTATTGGATGCAACAATTCTGCTTTTAATGATAGTGGCGGAAACGCGCCTTATGGAAACAATGAAGATAATATATCGGTATTTTGTCCTTCAATAGATACGGATAGAATGATACTAGAATTTAGAGTAGTTGATATTCTAGCTGGAGATGTATTAACTATTTACGACGGCGATTCTACTGCTGCACCTGTTCTGGCTACTATTACAAATTCAACAACACCTTTTGCTTTTCAAGCTAGCGCAACAAATCCAACAGGTTGTTTAACCGTACGGTTTGTATCAAATGGATCAGGTACTGCTACAGGCTGGAGAGCATTAAGAAGTTGTTTTAATCCATGTCAAGCTATTTCTACTGTTATCACAACAACACCAGCTACTAGTGTTGATGGTATTTTAAGGATTTGCCAAGGTGAGACCGTAACTTTTGATGGTTCTGCAAACTTTAACGTAGATGGAACTGGTGCTACTTATGAATGGGATCTTGCAAATGGTAATGGACTAAATACAGGACAAATTCAAACTGAAACGTATACGATTCCCGGTATTTACCAAACACGCTTTATAGTTACAGATAATACTGGCTGTCGTGATCGAGACGAAATAGATTTGGTAATTCATGTTTCTACTACTCCAGATTTTACAGGAACCGAGGCAGTTGACGACGAATTATGCTTTGGTGATTCCACAGATATCACAGGTGTAGTAAATACTACAGAGTTTGCTATTTCACCTTCTCCACCCATAGCAGGAACAACGTATTTAGAAGATGGAAGTGGTGTAAGTTATCAGACCTGTATTAACGTAGATTTATTTCCGACCGGTCAGGGTGTTGCTAGCGCAAGTGACTTGGTAAACATTTTTTTAAACATGGAACATTCATACTTAGGGGATTTACAAGTTACTCTAACATCGCCTAATGGAAGCTCCGTAGATTTACATGTTTTCTCAAATGGTGGCACTACCAATTTAGGGAATCCAGTTACCAATGTAGACCGTGTTCCAGGTACCGGATTTGATTATGTATTTAATGAAACTGCGGCGCAAACTTGGGCACAAGCAGCAGGTGGTGTAGCAACTATACCTGCAGGCGATTATTTACCAGTAGACCCTTTTAGTAATTTTATTGGTTCACCATTGAATGGTCTATGGTGTTTAACTGTGACTGATAACTTGGGAATAGATGATGGTTACATTTTTTCCTGGGGTCTTGATTTTAACCCAGCAATTATTCCTGCAGAGCTTTCTTTTACACCAGGAGAGACTTCAGAAATGTGGCAAACAAATCCTGATATAACGATGGTTAATGGTAATACTATAACGGTAACTCCATCTGTTGAAGGTCGAAATTGTTATGATTTCCAATTTACGGATAGTTTTGGTTGTATCTACATAGAACAAGTCTGTATAAATGTTTTAGCCGAGATTCCTTCTGAGATACCTGAGGATATAATCTTATGTAATACAACTGGTACAACAACCGTAGACCTTACTCAAAATGACTCGGTAATTTTAAATGGATTACCATCTTCAGATTATGTAATAACTTATCACAACTCACAAAGCGATGCAGAGAATGGTGTAGGTGCCATAACTAACGCAACTGCATTTCCCATCGTAATGCCTCCTATGACTGTGTTTTCTGCTATTACTTATACAACTACTAATTGTATTGTGGTAGATAGTTTTACTGTAGACGTTATAGATTTCAACAATCTGACTATTCCGGATTTTGAACAATGTGGTGCGATTACAAATTTTGATTTGGTTTCATATGTCACTACTGCCTTAAGTTCAGGAGGAAGTGGAAGTTCTTCTAGCTTTACGTTAGAGTTTTATATTAGTTTAACAGACGCACAAAATCAAACGAATCCTATTTTAAACCCAACTATGTTTGACCTGTCTGCAGGCACCGTGACTATTTACGTAAGGATTGTGAGTACAACAGATCCTGGATGTAATTCTATTAACCCTTTTAATATTACAGCAGGATTTATTCCTGTACCAACTATTCCGCCAAATATGGTTGTTTGCGACGACTTAAGTAATGATGGTCAAGAAATCTTTAATTTGAGCGATCAGGATGCAATAATATTGAATGGTCAATCAGGAATAACAGTTACCTACCATCTAACTGCAAATGACGCGGCTTCTGGTACATCACCATTAAATGCAGCTGGATATCAAAACATAAGTAATCCTCAAACAATCTATATAAGATTAGTCAATAATTCTGGATTGATGTGTGATTCAAATACTATTGCGACTTTTGACCTTGTTGTTAATAGAACTGGAATAGTAAATCCAGTTACTGATCTTATCGCTTGTGATGATGTTAATAATGGAATTGAGCAATTTGATCTTACAACTCAATTACCAGATATTCTTGGGTCACAAATACCTGCAGAAAATACGGTGACGTTCTACACATCGCAGGCAAATGCTGATGCTAGAACAAATGAGATTATTAATACTTCTATGTATACAGCTGTTTCTACTACTGGAGCAGTAACCATTTTTGTTAGAGTCGAAAATATAAATGCAACAAACTGTTATACAACAGGCTCATTTGATCTAATTATGAGTGCTACACCAGTTGCAAATCCAATAGCAGACTTTATAGTTTGTGATGATACGAGCAATGATGGATTTGAAGATTTCGTTTTAGGGAATAATGATGCGCAAATATTACTTGGTCAAGATCCATCAGTGTTTGTAGTAAGCTATTATTCCTCACAGGCAGATGCAGATGCAGGTAACAATCCTTTATCAACAACTTCATACACAAATGTTGCATCTCCCGAAACAATATTTGTACGTGTAGAAAACACATCCAATACAGATTGTTATGAAACAACTTCATTTGACATAATTGTTAACGAGTTGCCTAGGATAAGTACGGCTCCGGATATTTCGCTATGTGATGACCCAAGTGGTGATGGAGTAGAGTCATTTGATTTGACTCAAAACGATGTTGCTGTATTAAATGGTCTTGATCCTACAGAATACACAATTGAATACAGCAATGCATCAGGTGTAATTACCTCACCTTATACTAATTCTGGAAGTCCAGAAACGATTACGGTAACTGTACAGAACAATTTGACAACTTGTGTGAATACCACGACTTTTGACATTATTGTGAATCCAGTTCCTGCTATAATCACTCCTTTTACAATTGAAGAATGTGACGAAGACGGTAATGGATCGGCAGCGTTTACTTTAGGTGATCTCGATAATCAAATTTTGAATGGTCAGTCAGGAACAGTGATTACCTATCACGATTCTCAAGCAGATGCATTGTCTGACGTGAATCCGCTTGATACGGCACTTTATGAAAATACAAGCGCTATGCAAACCATTTTTTACCGATTAGAATTCAGTGGTTCGGGATGTTTTTCTATAGGTGAGTTTGTGATAGATTCAGTAGGTGCGCCGCTAGCTATTGTGCCTACACCGCTTGAAGCATGTGACGACGGAAACGGTAATGCAACCGTAGACGTGAGTCAAGCAGATGCTGAGGTAACTGCTGGTCAAACAGGTTCTACTGTTGTCTATTATTTAAATCAGTCAGATGCTGATAATGAAGTAAATGGTATAACAGGTGATTTTGATTACAGCACTAATACCACTTTAATAGCTAGAGTAGATGATGATAACACAGATTGCTTCAGTTTTACGACTTTAGATTTAATTATTAATCCATTGCCAGCACCATCATTATTAGATCAATACATCCTTTGTTTAGATGAAAATGGTAACCTAGTAAATGGTCCTGTTACTCTTGATACTGGTTTAAATGATACCGACTTTACTTTTCAATGGAGTAGGGATGGAGCTCCGATTGCGGCTTCTACGGCTTCCATTGACGTTGTAGAAGGTGGCGACTATGAAGTAAGAGCGACGAGAAATTCTACTGGTTGCGAAAATACTGCAATCACTAACGTTAGAGTTTCTAGCGTACCAGATGTTTTTGATATCGATATTACAACAGATCCGTTTAATAAAGATCATCAAGTAATTGTTACTGCTGAAGGTCCAGATCAATACTGGTTCCGTCTAGACGATGGTCCTTATGTTAATTCAGGAATTTTCAATGATGTTTCTCCTGGACCACATACGGTTACTATTGCAGAGCGCAGTGGTTGTGGGGAAATAGTAGTAGATATCTTTGTTTTCGGTTATCCTGATTATTTTACACCTAATGCTGATGGAATACATGACACATGGAATATTATAGGTGGCGATCTATTGCCAGGCACAAAATTGTACATCTTTGATAGGTACGGAAAATTCATTAAACAACTATCTCCTGACGGTATAGGTTGGGATGGTACTTATAATGGACAGCCGCTTCCTAGTAGCGACTATTGGTTCAAAATTGAATATGCATTTGATGGTCAGCAACGAGAAGCGACAGGCCATTTTGCAATGAAGCGATAG
- the yidD gene encoding membrane protein insertion efficiency factor YidD produces the protein MKKLLAYPFLLLIRFYQSVISPFTPASCRYSPTCSQYSKEALIKHGAFKGGWLALKRIFSCHPWGGKGYDPVP, from the coding sequence TTGAAAAAATTACTAGCATATCCTTTTCTATTACTCATCAGGTTTTATCAATCGGTGATATCGCCATTTACACCTGCTAGTTGTCGCTACTCTCCTACTTGTTCTCAATATTCTAAAGAAGCTCTAATCAAACATGGCGCTTTTAAAGGTGGCTGGCTAGCGTTAAAACGTATTTTTAGTTGTCATCCTTGGGGCGGTAAAGGTTATGATCCGGTTCCATAG
- the cysS gene encoding cysteine--tRNA ligase: protein MALYQDNELRIYNSMNGEKEVFQSITEGRIGMYVCGPTVYSNVHLGNCRTFISFDMIFRYLKHLGYKVRYVRNITDAGHLTDDADQGEDKISKKARLEKIEPMEVVQQYTIDFHTVMKQFNAFPPSIEPTATGHIVEQIEIIKTIIDNGYAYEKNGSIYFDVVKFNEDHHYGKLSGRNLDDMMANSRELAAQSDKSNPADFALWKKASPEHIMRWPSPWGDGFPGWHLECTVMSSKYLGETFDIHGGGMDLKFPHHECEIAQGEAAHGHSPVNYWMHANMLTLNGQKMSKSTGNSILPVELFTGDNDFMQKAFSPSVVRFFMMQAHYRSILDFSNDAILAAEKGFNRLTEAMKLINQLPVSKTSTVDVAAWKAKCYAAMNDDFNTPILVAELFDTVKIIHTINDGNATITKEDLDDLSTSMDAFFYDILGLQIAQEETGGSLNKGLDGAMKLIIDLRATARANKDWSTSDKIRDELAAAGIALKDGVDGTSYSVE from the coding sequence ATGGCACTTTATCAAGACAATGAATTAAGGATTTACAATTCCATGAACGGCGAAAAAGAGGTATTCCAATCGATTACCGAAGGCCGCATAGGAATGTACGTTTGTGGACCTACGGTTTACAGCAATGTACATTTAGGAAATTGCCGTACGTTCATCAGTTTTGATATGATTTTTAGGTACTTAAAACACCTAGGATATAAAGTGCGTTATGTGCGTAACATTACTGATGCAGGGCATTTAACTGACGATGCCGATCAAGGAGAAGACAAAATCTCAAAAAAAGCAAGGCTTGAGAAAATCGAGCCTATGGAAGTCGTGCAGCAATACACGATCGATTTTCATACAGTGATGAAGCAATTCAATGCGTTCCCGCCAAGTATTGAACCTACGGCAACTGGCCATATTGTAGAGCAAATAGAAATTATTAAAACGATCATCGATAATGGATATGCCTATGAGAAAAATGGCTCCATTTATTTTGATGTAGTAAAATTTAATGAAGATCATCACTACGGGAAACTAAGCGGTCGTAATCTGGATGATATGATGGCAAATTCTCGTGAGCTAGCTGCGCAAAGTGATAAATCAAATCCTGCTGACTTTGCTCTTTGGAAAAAAGCGAGTCCAGAACATATTATGAGATGGCCTAGTCCATGGGGCGATGGTTTTCCTGGATGGCACCTGGAATGTACGGTAATGAGTTCTAAATATCTAGGTGAAACTTTTGATATACACGGTGGCGGAATGGACCTTAAATTCCCCCATCACGAGTGTGAAATCGCTCAAGGTGAAGCAGCACATGGCCATAGCCCAGTAAACTACTGGATGCATGCTAATATGCTGACCTTAAACGGTCAGAAAATGTCTAAATCAACTGGAAATAGTATTTTACCTGTAGAACTTTTTACTGGTGATAACGATTTCATGCAAAAAGCTTTCAGCCCGAGTGTGGTGCGCTTCTTTATGATGCAAGCTCATTATAGATCGATTTTAGATTTTAGTAACGATGCCATACTTGCAGCCGAAAAAGGTTTTAACCGTCTTACTGAAGCGATGAAGTTAATAAATCAATTACCAGTTTCTAAAACCTCAACCGTAGATGTGGCAGCTTGGAAAGCAAAATGCTATGCTGCCATGAATGACGATTTCAATACTCCTATTCTTGTTGCAGAGCTTTTTGACACGGTGAAAATAATTCATACCATTAATGATGGAAATGCTACTATTACGAAAGAGGATCTTGATGATCTTTCTACAAGTATGGATGCATTTTTCTATGATATTCTAGGACTTCAAATTGCTCAAGAAGAAACTGGTGGTTCTTTAAACAAAGGACTTGACGGCGCCATGAAATTGATTATCGACTTAAGAGCTACTGCACGAGCAAATAAAGACTGGAGTACGAGTGATAAAATAAGAGACGAACTTGCTGCTGCCGGAATTGCCCTTAAAGATGGCGTTGACGGAACTAGTTATAGTGTGGAGTAA
- a CDS encoding sodium:solute symporter, whose product MTSTQILITIACYFAVLVAISFIVGRKSDNATFFRGNRSSPWFIVAFGMIGASLSGVTFISVPGAVEEGAMNYFQVVLGYIVGYLVIGTVLLPLYYKMNLTSIYSYLNDRYGSAAQFTGSSFFILSRMVGASFRLYLVAGVLQEFVFESMGVEFWQTVTFTVILIWLYTFKSGIKTIVWTDTLQTLFMLIAVSVAIYYISDSLNLNGIGEITGFISDSELSQIFFFDDWKAKEFFFKQFFAGAFIAIVMTGLDQDMMQKNLTCRSLGDAQKNMFWFTIVLTFVNLIFLGLGVLLTAFAKAEQLTATKDKLFAAIALDGNLGIGIGLVFILGLVAAAYSSADSALTSLTTSFSVDILRLEQNYEEKKQRWIRKLVHVGFSLTLILVIVSFEYLIKDASVINKLFVFAGYTYGPLLGLFSFGILTKLQVNHKITPVIAILSPFIAFGISSLASRYGFEFGFFILLLNGFVTFLGLLLAATFTNQNSNTDLYQA is encoded by the coding sequence GTGACTTCTACCCAAATTCTCATTACCATTGCTTGCTATTTTGCGGTTCTTGTAGCAATTTCTTTTATTGTAGGTCGCAAAAGCGATAATGCAACTTTTTTTAGAGGTAATAGATCTTCCCCTTGGTTTATTGTAGCCTTTGGTATGATAGGAGCATCACTTAGTGGAGTGACTTTTATCTCTGTTCCTGGCGCTGTGGAAGAAGGAGCGATGAATTATTTTCAAGTAGTTCTAGGTTACATAGTCGGTTACCTGGTAATAGGTACGGTACTTTTACCGCTATATTATAAAATGAACCTGACGTCTATTTATTCTTACCTCAACGACAGATATGGCAGTGCTGCACAATTTACAGGTTCTAGTTTTTTTATACTTTCTCGTATGGTAGGTGCCAGTTTTAGATTGTATCTGGTTGCTGGTGTCTTACAAGAATTTGTTTTTGAAAGTATGGGCGTTGAGTTTTGGCAAACGGTAACTTTTACTGTTATTCTGATTTGGTTATACACATTCAAGTCCGGAATAAAAACCATAGTCTGGACCGATACTTTACAGACTTTATTCATGTTAATTGCTGTAAGTGTAGCGATTTATTACATTTCTGACAGTTTGAACCTTAATGGTATTGGCGAGATAACTGGTTTCATTTCTGATAGCGAATTGTCCCAGATCTTCTTTTTTGATGATTGGAAAGCCAAAGAGTTTTTCTTTAAACAGTTTTTTGCTGGTGCTTTTATCGCTATCGTAATGACTGGTCTGGATCAAGATATGATGCAAAAAAACCTGACTTGTCGCAGTCTTGGCGATGCTCAAAAAAACATGTTTTGGTTTACGATCGTATTGACCTTTGTAAATCTTATATTTTTAGGATTAGGTGTTTTACTTACCGCTTTCGCGAAAGCGGAACAATTAACAGCCACAAAAGACAAATTATTTGCGGCCATCGCTTTAGATGGAAATCTAGGAATAGGGATAGGACTGGTTTTTATTCTCGGATTAGTAGCAGCAGCCTATTCCAGTGCAGACAGCGCGCTGACTTCCTTAACAACGTCATTCTCTGTAGACATTTTGAGATTAGAGCAAAACTATGAAGAGAAAAAGCAACGCTGGATTAGAAAACTAGTCCATGTAGGATTTTCTCTAACATTGATACTTGTGATTGTAAGTTTTGAGTATTTGATCAAGGATGCTAGCGTGATCAATAAATTATTTGTTTTTGCTGGTTATACTTATGGACCGCTGTTAGGGTTGTTCAGTTTTGGAATTCTAACAAAACTTCAAGTAAACCATAAAATAACTCCGGTTATTGCGATTCTATCACCATTTATTGCTTTTGGAATAAGTAGTCTAGCGAGTCGTTATGGATTTGAATTTGGTTTCTTTATTTTATTACTCAACGGTTTTGTAACCTTTTTAGGTTTGTTGCTAGCTGCTACTTTTACAAATCAAAATTCTAATACTGATTTGTACCAAGCATAA
- the folE gene encoding GTP cyclohydrolase I FolE — MKIEDLLENIEDNDHLSSNEQTPLRPDAFDMSDADKIASIKKDVHNILETLGMDMTDDSLKGTPNRVAKMFVNEIFGGLRPDRKPSASTFENKYKYNEMLVEKDIVVYSTCEHHLLPIVGRAHVAYISNGSVVGLSKMNRIVDYYAKRPQVQERLNIQIVRELQQVMNTEDVACIIDAKHLCVNSRGIRDIESSTVTGEFGGKFKDPAVKREFLDYIKMDTKF, encoded by the coding sequence ATGAAAATTGAAGATCTACTAGAAAATATAGAAGATAATGATCATTTGTCTTCTAACGAGCAAACCCCATTACGTCCTGACGCCTTTGATATGAGCGATGCAGATAAAATTGCATCCATTAAAAAAGATGTACATAACATTCTAGAGACTCTAGGTATGGACATGACAGATGACAGTCTAAAAGGAACACCTAATCGCGTTGCAAAAATGTTTGTCAACGAGATTTTTGGAGGCTTACGCCCGGATAGAAAACCTAGCGCCAGTACTTTTGAAAATAAATACAAGTACAATGAAATGCTCGTAGAAAAAGACATCGTTGTTTACTCAACTTGCGAGCATCACTTGCTTCCTATTGTAGGTCGTGCACACGTTGCTTATATCTCAAATGGTAGCGTGGTAGGACTTTCTAAAATGAATCGCATCGTAGATTATTATGCAAAACGACCACAAGTTCAAGAGCGACTTAACATTCAGATTGTAAGAGAGTTACAACAAGTCATGAATACAGAAGATGTGGCCTGTATCATAGATGCAAAACACCTTTGTGTAAACAGTCGTGGTATAAGAGATATCGAGAGCAGCACTGTGACAGGGGAATTTGGCGGTAAATTTAAAGACCCAGCTGTTAAGAGAGAGTTTCTCGATTATATTAAAATGGACACTAAGTTTTAA